A genomic window from Candidatus Binatia bacterium includes:
- the asnS gene encoding asparagine--tRNA ligase, with translation MVVAHVSEVAAHAGQVVTVRGWLAGKRSSGKLLFLQVRDGTGTMQCTAFRPNLPPEVFEEAKHLPQESSLTVTGNVNPDERAPGGFELQIEEIRVVAPADEYPITPKEHGTAFLLDRRHLWLRSSRQHAIMRIRASVVRACRSYFDDRNFTLIDAPIFTPAACEGTTTLFPVDYFGERVYLTQSGQLYMEAGAMAFGKAYCLGPTFRAEKSKTRRHLTEFWMIEPEVAYLDLDGDMDLAEDFIVSVVARVLEEKRDELELLERDVAALEKVQKPFPRVTYDEAIEALRGLGHTHEWGDDLGAEEETVLASQYDRPVMVHRYPAACKAFYMKNDPAAPHLALCVDVLAPEGYGEIIGGGQREDDLEVLRGKIAEHDLPFDPFEWYLDLRRYGSVPHAGFGMGIERMVAWLCGIHHVRETIAFPRMLERTTP, from the coding sequence ATGGTGGTGGCGCACGTTTCGGAGGTCGCAGCCCATGCCGGACAGGTGGTCACGGTCCGGGGTTGGCTCGCGGGAAAGCGGTCGAGCGGGAAGCTCCTGTTCCTGCAGGTCCGGGATGGGACCGGGACGATGCAGTGCACGGCCTTCCGGCCGAATCTGCCCCCAGAGGTCTTCGAGGAGGCAAAGCACCTGCCGCAGGAGTCCTCTCTGACGGTGACCGGGAACGTGAATCCCGATGAGCGAGCGCCGGGCGGGTTCGAGCTCCAGATCGAAGAGATCCGGGTCGTGGCCCCGGCCGACGAGTATCCGATCACGCCCAAGGAGCACGGCACGGCGTTTCTTCTCGATCGGCGTCATCTGTGGCTTCGCTCGAGCCGGCAACACGCGATCATGCGTATCCGCGCGAGCGTCGTCCGCGCGTGCCGCAGCTACTTCGACGACCGCAACTTTACGCTGATCGACGCCCCGATCTTCACGCCGGCGGCCTGCGAAGGGACGACCACGCTGTTTCCCGTCGACTACTTCGGCGAACGGGTCTACCTCACGCAGAGTGGCCAGCTGTACATGGAAGCCGGGGCCATGGCGTTCGGGAAGGCGTACTGCCTCGGCCCGACGTTCCGCGCCGAGAAGTCGAAGACGCGCCGTCACCTCACCGAGTTCTGGATGATCGAGCCGGAAGTCGCCTACCTCGATCTGGACGGCGACATGGATCTGGCCGAGGACTTCATCGTGTCCGTGGTCGCTCGTGTCCTCGAGGAGAAACGCGACGAGTTGGAGCTGCTCGAACGCGACGTGGCCGCATTGGAAAAGGTGCAGAAGCCGTTCCCGCGCGTCACGTATGACGAGGCGATCGAGGCGTTGCGTGGGCTCGGGCACACGCATGAATGGGGCGACGACTTGGGCGCCGAGGAAGAAACCGTCTTGGCCAGCCAGTACGATCGCCCGGTCATGGTCCATCGGTACCCGGCCGCGTGTAAGGCGTTCTACATGAAGAACGATCCCGCGGCGCCCCATCTGGCGCTGTGCGTCGACGTGTTGGCGCCGGAGGGGTACGGCGAGATCATCGGTGGCGGACAACGCGAGGACGATCTGGAGGTTCTGCGCGGGAAGATCGCCGAGCACGATCTGCCGTTCGATCCGTTCGAGTGGTACCTCGACCTCCGCCGGTACGGCTCGGTTCCGCACGCCGGGTTCGGGATGGGGATCGAACGCATGGTCGCGTGGCTCTGCGGCATTCACCACGTGCGTGAGACCATTGCATTCCCACGAATGCTGGAGCGAACGACTCCCTGA
- the coaE gene encoding dephospho-CoA kinase (Dephospho-CoA kinase (CoaE) performs the final step in coenzyme A biosynthesis.): protein MRVVGLIGGIGSGKSEASSLLASMGAAVIDADKVGHGVYEPGTRGFDAVVDGFGAEVVGADGMVDRKKLGARVFSEPGQLERLNAIVHPLIRDEIERRLASARDGGETRLAVVEAAILLEAGWRDIVDEVWVVTAAPQTVRARLAESRGLTAEEVAARVAKQMPDAERRAAADVVIENDGQREDLRRRLDELWAARIAR from the coding sequence ATGCGCGTCGTGGGATTGATCGGTGGCATCGGGTCGGGAAAGAGCGAGGCCTCGTCCCTCCTCGCGTCGATGGGTGCTGCGGTCATCGATGCCGACAAGGTCGGGCACGGCGTCTACGAGCCGGGGACGCGCGGCTTCGACGCCGTCGTCGACGGGTTCGGTGCCGAGGTCGTGGGGGCGGACGGGATGGTCGATCGGAAGAAGCTCGGCGCTCGCGTGTTCTCCGAACCCGGTCAGCTCGAGCGCCTGAACGCCATCGTGCACCCCCTGATCCGTGATGAGATCGAGCGGCGCCTGGCGTCAGCCCGCGACGGGGGCGAAACCCGCCTCGCCGTGGTGGAAGCGGCGATCCTCCTCGAGGCGGGATGGCGGGACATCGTAGACGAGGTCTGGGTGGTCACGGCGGCGCCCCAGACGGTGCGAGCCCGGCTGGCCGAGAGCCGTGGACTGACTGCCGAAGAGGTCGCCGCCCGGGTCGCCAAGCAGATGCCGGATGCCGAGCGGCGGGCGGCTGCGGACGTCGTGATCGAGAACGACGGGCAGCGAGAGGATCTCCGCCGACGGCTCGACGAGCTCTGGGCCGCCCGAATCGCGCGTTGA
- the ftsH gene encoding ATP-dependent zinc metalloprotease FtsH, protein MKNVRFSIWYLPAALLVLLVVQSLFVAPRPVQVNYSELGNLTEQNAIEKALITSDEIRFQLRPDYKVTGELGKKVKEAKGVVGSFATDPTVTLVATRPPGLDPAPLVADLSKHDVEFSGEIADDFWRTLLLGWLLPFALIFLIWNFVSRRMGGGGAAGALSFGRNKAKIYGEDDITSRFGDVAGIDEAKAELEAVVSFLRDPAHFQRLGGRTPKGVLLVGPPGTGKTLLARAIAGEGRVPFFSISGSEFIEMFVGLGAARVRDLFEQAKAKAPCIVFIDELDAVGKSRAGAGLQMGRHDEQEQTLNQLLVEMDGFDSSKGVVLLAATNRPEVLDSALLRAGRFDRRIVVELPDRVGRDKILRVHLKEVKAAPDVDVNGIAARTPGFSGADLANLVNEGALLAAQTGAVAVETQHFLDAADRLMTGLERRSRVLRPEDKTLVAHHESGHALVAALLENSDPVTKISIIPRSIGALGFTMQLPTEDRVLMRRAELLDRLAVLLGGRVAEEIVFGDISTGAQDDLERASQLAREMVCLYGMSEKLGPLSFGRRESAFLGDVLGRPQSASEATAEAIDDEVAALVRQSHARARQLLSERRRGVDRLAATLEAAENLEGDALKEALADAKIRDSDRNRDPNRTMVA, encoded by the coding sequence TTGAAGAACGTCCGCTTCTCGATCTGGTACCTGCCGGCGGCACTCCTGGTGCTGCTCGTGGTGCAGAGCTTGTTTGTCGCACCGCGGCCGGTTCAGGTGAACTACAGCGAGCTCGGCAACCTGACCGAGCAGAACGCGATCGAGAAGGCTCTCATCACCTCGGACGAGATCCGTTTCCAACTCCGCCCCGATTACAAGGTGACCGGAGAGCTCGGGAAGAAGGTGAAGGAGGCCAAGGGTGTGGTCGGATCGTTCGCGACCGATCCCACCGTGACCTTGGTAGCGACCCGGCCTCCGGGCCTGGACCCCGCTCCGCTCGTCGCCGATTTGTCGAAACACGACGTCGAGTTCTCGGGCGAGATCGCCGACGACTTCTGGCGCACTCTGCTTCTGGGCTGGCTTCTCCCGTTCGCGCTCATCTTCCTGATTTGGAATTTCGTCTCTCGTCGCATGGGTGGGGGTGGTGCGGCCGGTGCGCTGTCGTTCGGTCGCAACAAGGCCAAGATCTACGGGGAGGACGACATCACCTCGCGTTTCGGAGACGTCGCGGGAATTGACGAGGCCAAAGCCGAACTCGAAGCCGTCGTTTCGTTTCTGCGCGACCCCGCGCACTTTCAGCGTCTTGGCGGGCGCACGCCCAAGGGCGTCCTGCTGGTCGGGCCGCCCGGAACCGGCAAGACGCTTCTGGCTCGCGCTATTGCCGGCGAGGGGAGGGTTCCCTTCTTCTCGATCAGCGGCTCGGAATTCATCGAGATGTTCGTGGGACTCGGCGCCGCTCGCGTTCGGGACCTGTTCGAGCAGGCGAAGGCGAAGGCTCCGTGCATCGTTTTCATCGACGAGCTCGATGCCGTCGGGAAGTCTCGTGCGGGCGCCGGTCTACAGATGGGACGGCACGACGAGCAGGAACAGACGCTGAACCAGCTCCTAGTCGAGATGGACGGGTTCGACTCGTCGAAGGGCGTCGTGTTGCTGGCTGCCACCAACCGGCCCGAGGTTCTGGACTCTGCGCTCCTGCGCGCAGGGCGTTTCGATCGACGGATCGTCGTCGAGCTCCCGGATCGTGTCGGGCGCGACAAGATCCTCCGCGTCCACCTGAAGGAAGTGAAGGCGGCTCCTGATGTCGACGTGAACGGAATCGCCGCGCGTACGCCCGGATTCTCCGGCGCGGATCTCGCGAACCTCGTGAACGAAGGGGCACTCCTGGCCGCTCAGACGGGCGCGGTGGCGGTCGAGACGCAGCACTTCCTGGATGCCGCCGACAGGCTCATGACCGGCCTGGAGAGGCGCAGTCGGGTGCTGCGCCCCGAGGACAAGACTCTCGTCGCGCACCACGAGTCCGGTCACGCCTTGGTTGCAGCGCTTCTCGAGAATTCCGATCCGGTGACAAAGATATCGATCATCCCGCGGTCGATCGGCGCACTCGGGTTCACCATGCAGCTTCCGACCGAGGACCGCGTTTTGATGCGACGAGCGGAGTTGCTCGATCGACTCGCCGTCCTACTCGGCGGGCGTGTCGCCGAGGAAATTGTGTTCGGGGATATCAGTACAGGTGCGCAGGACGACCTGGAGCGGGCATCGCAGCTTGCGCGCGAGATGGTGTGTCTCTACGGGATGAGCGAAAAACTCGGCCCCCTGAGCTTTGGTCGGCGCGAGTCGGCCTTCCTTGGGGATGTTCTCGGGCGACCTCAATCCGCGAGCGAGGCAACGGCCGAGGCGATCGATGACGAGGTCGCGGCTTTGGTGCGCCAGTCGCACGCGCGAGCTCGACAGCTCCTCTCCGAGCGCCGTCGTGGCGTCGATCGTCTCGCCGCCACCCTGGAAGCCGCCGAGAACCTCGAGGGCGATGCGCTAAAGGAGGCTCTCGCGGACGCCAAGATCCGTGACTCGGACCGCAACCGGGATCCGAATCGCACGATGGTCGCGTAG
- a CDS encoding IscS subfamily cysteine desulfurase, with amino-acid sequence MKRRIYMDNHATTPLDPRVLEAMMPYFQQEFGNAASRNHAYGWEAEQAVDRSREIVAELIGGKAKEVLWLSGATESNNLAIKGVVEFYKDKGNHIITASTEHKAILDTCKALERKKLARITYLSVDEQGRVDPEQVRAAICDDTILISVMLANNEIGTIQPLAEIGKIAKEKGVFFHTDATQGFAKIPIDVNEMGIDLLSASGHKVYGPKGVGILWVRSRGPRVRLASQMDGGGHERGMRSGTLNVTGIVGFAKAVEIAKAEMVEETARILALRERLNSKITADLDEVYLNGHPTERLAGNLNLSFAYIEGESMLMGLNGSGSPDLAAIAVSSGSACTSATLEPSYVLKALGVGDELAHTSIRFGLGRFNTEEEVDYVAERVISEVNRLRELSPLYEMAKEGIDLKDYFAGAQH; translated from the coding sequence ATGAAGCGTCGAATCTACATGGACAACCACGCCACGACCCCGCTCGATCCGCGAGTGCTCGAAGCGATGATGCCCTACTTCCAACAGGAATTCGGGAACGCAGCCAGCCGCAATCACGCCTACGGGTGGGAAGCCGAGCAGGCCGTCGACCGCTCTCGTGAGATCGTCGCCGAGCTGATCGGGGGCAAGGCGAAGGAAGTCCTCTGGCTGTCCGGCGCAACCGAGTCCAACAACCTCGCAATCAAAGGCGTGGTGGAGTTCTACAAAGACAAGGGCAACCACATCATCACGGCGTCGACCGAGCACAAGGCGATCCTCGACACGTGCAAGGCTCTCGAGCGCAAGAAGCTCGCTCGCATCACATACCTGTCCGTCGATGAGCAAGGCCGCGTCGACCCCGAGCAAGTCCGCGCCGCGATCTGCGACGACACGATCCTCATCTCCGTGATGCTCGCGAACAACGAGATCGGCACGATTCAACCGCTCGCCGAGATCGGCAAGATCGCGAAAGAGAAGGGCGTCTTCTTCCACACCGACGCTACCCAGGGCTTCGCAAAGATCCCGATCGACGTGAACGAGATGGGAATCGATCTCCTCTCTGCTTCGGGCCACAAGGTCTACGGGCCGAAGGGCGTCGGGATCCTCTGGGTTCGCTCGCGCGGCCCCCGCGTTCGCCTCGCCTCGCAGATGGACGGCGGCGGCCACGAGCGCGGCATGCGATCGGGAACGCTCAACGTCACCGGCATCGTGGGCTTCGCCAAGGCTGTGGAAATCGCCAAGGCCGAGATGGTCGAAGAGACCGCGCGCATCCTCGCACTCCGCGAGCGCCTGAACTCGAAAATCACCGCCGATCTCGACGAGGTGTACCTCAACGGCCATCCGACCGAGCGCCTCGCCGGCAACCTGAACCTCAGCTTCGCCTACATCGAAGGCGAGTCGATGCTCATGGGCCTCAACGGCTCGGGCTCGCCCGACCTCGCCGCGATCGCGGTTTCGTCCGGCTCCGCCTGCACTTCGGCGACTCTGGAGCCTTCGTACGTACTGAAGGCCCTCGGGGTGGGTGACGAACTCGCACACACCTCCATCCGATTCGGACTCGGGCGCTTCAACACCGAAGAAGAAGTCGACTACGTCGCCGAGCGCGTGATCTCCGAAGTGAACCGATTGCGCGAGCTGTCACCGCTCTACGAGATGGCCAAAGAAGGCATCGATCTGAAAGATTACTTCGCCGGCGCCCAGCACTGA
- a CDS encoding NUDIX hydrolase: MKGHDAGAEVEFLSDRYGRPLDLAHTLPDTSFRPVSTRREAEVAMAIRRPNGKILLQTKTNYPGGVFRIPTGGLKRGEAIERALLRETQEETALDVDIREFIAVLSYRSKSKEVVFKSYLFLLDETGGTLQEEDPEEGITGWIEADTAELRSTAQQLRTGPKSWRNWGDFRALVIDALLPALQ; this comes from the coding sequence GTGAAGGGACACGACGCCGGAGCCGAAGTCGAGTTTCTCAGCGACCGGTACGGGCGGCCGCTCGACCTGGCCCACACGCTTCCCGACACGTCGTTCCGCCCCGTGAGCACGCGGCGTGAGGCCGAAGTCGCGATGGCGATCCGTCGGCCGAACGGGAAGATCCTCCTTCAGACCAAAACGAACTACCCCGGCGGAGTCTTCCGGATCCCTACCGGGGGACTGAAACGTGGCGAAGCCATCGAGCGCGCGCTGCTACGCGAAACCCAAGAAGAAACCGCTCTCGACGTCGACATCCGCGAGTTCATCGCGGTCTTGAGCTATCGCTCGAAGTCGAAGGAAGTCGTCTTCAAGAGCTACCTCTTTCTGCTCGACGAGACCGGGGGCACGTTGCAGGAAGAGGATCCCGAAGAGGGGATCACGGGATGGATCGAAGCCGACACGGCGGAGCTTCGCTCCACCGCGCAACAACTCCGCACGGGACCGAAGAGCTGGCGCAACTGGGGAGACTTCCGGGCGCTCGTGATCGACGCACTCCTACCGGCCCTCCAGTAG
- the iscU gene encoding Fe-S cluster assembly scaffold IscU has protein sequence MASYSDKVLDHYSHPRNVGSFEKGEEDVGTGIVGAPECGDVMKLQLKISKQGVVEDAKFKTFGCGSAIASSSYVTELVKGKTVDEVEQIKNSIIVEELSLPPVKIHCSVLAEDAIKAAVKDWRENNGQKDDEGTAVA, from the coding sequence ATGGCTAGCTACAGCGACAAGGTACTCGACCACTACAGCCACCCACGCAACGTAGGTTCGTTCGAGAAGGGCGAAGAAGACGTCGGCACGGGTATCGTCGGCGCTCCCGAGTGCGGCGACGTCATGAAGCTCCAGCTCAAGATCAGCAAGCAGGGCGTCGTCGAAGACGCGAAGTTCAAGACCTTCGGCTGCGGCAGCGCGATTGCCAGCTCGAGCTACGTGACCGAGCTCGTGAAGGGCAAGACCGTCGACGAAGTCGAGCAGATCAAGAACTCGATCATCGTCGAGGAGCTCTCACTCCCTCCCGTCAAGATCCACTGCTCGGTGCTCGCCGAGGACGCCATCAAGGCGGCCGTGAAGGACTGGCGCGAGAACAACGGCCAGAAGGACGACGAAGGCACCGCAGTCGCCTAA
- a CDS encoding PEP-utilizing enzyme, producing MTTPIAWSRRAADELWSGVVTPLTFSILAEQMAEHMAQQRLRQAGLLEASRQPVFRLIRGHVYVNASLIHDVMQEVPGVFLSDGVLALLPEELRGDLSGGQRALYDPRTVATVARLTWNERGWTPWSRADLFREEAARVSEELAGFAVRPGASATEIAEQIGRVRERLGRFLDVVSWAMIYAYVFFHLTAHLSREWLPEEESLALLVAGIPGIRTFEVHAELSALADSVRADPRLRATVMEFSSADVVEAAGRGELGEFGRALGEVRRRHGHRLVGRDLVFPTWGERPEVLVEMVRRLARSEPAAARPDPAVVLERARRTIGSGLGGAVRWKLFEAGLGWCQEYYAVRENMRYHADYFLAAFRSLARAAADDLAARGLLRSEADVFYLTVEELEGVLLRPREGGALADSAARRREEYERYGDAMPPAVVWGDDDGERPQSSDRGSGSNGQGATELRGTPASPGTIVGPIRVVRSADELESVQRGDLIVAAATDPAWTSYLSLASGLVLEVGGLLSHGAIIARELGIPAVVGLAGATTAFRSGERVRIDGSRGLVERI from the coding sequence GTGACGACACCCATTGCCTGGAGCCGGCGCGCCGCGGACGAGCTGTGGTCGGGGGTCGTGACACCGCTCACCTTCTCGATTCTCGCCGAGCAGATGGCCGAGCACATGGCGCAGCAACGATTGCGGCAGGCGGGGTTGCTCGAGGCGAGCCGCCAGCCGGTCTTCCGGCTGATCCGTGGGCACGTCTACGTCAACGCTTCGCTGATTCATGACGTGATGCAGGAGGTGCCGGGTGTCTTCCTGAGCGACGGAGTGCTCGCGCTTCTCCCCGAAGAATTGCGAGGGGACCTGAGCGGTGGGCAGCGGGCACTGTATGACCCGAGGACGGTCGCGACGGTGGCGCGGCTCACCTGGAACGAGCGCGGCTGGACACCATGGTCGCGTGCAGATCTCTTTCGCGAGGAAGCAGCGCGGGTCTCCGAAGAACTGGCAGGGTTCGCGGTCCGGCCGGGCGCGTCGGCCACCGAGATCGCAGAGCAGATCGGCCGAGTTCGCGAACGTCTCGGACGCTTCCTCGACGTCGTGAGCTGGGCGATGATCTACGCCTACGTCTTCTTCCATCTAACCGCCCATCTTTCCCGCGAATGGTTGCCGGAAGAGGAGTCGCTCGCTTTGCTCGTCGCGGGCATTCCGGGAATCCGAACCTTCGAAGTGCACGCGGAGCTGTCCGCACTGGCGGACTCGGTGCGTGCCGACCCCCGGCTGCGGGCGACGGTCATGGAGTTCTCTTCGGCCGATGTGGTGGAAGCCGCAGGCCGCGGGGAGCTCGGCGAGTTCGGCCGTGCGCTGGGTGAGGTTCGGCGCCGTCATGGGCATCGGCTGGTCGGGCGCGATCTCGTGTTCCCGACGTGGGGTGAGCGGCCGGAGGTTCTGGTGGAGATGGTCCGCCGTCTGGCGAGGTCCGAACCCGCGGCGGCGCGGCCGGATCCGGCGGTCGTACTCGAGCGTGCGCGGCGGACGATCGGAAGCGGACTCGGGGGTGCGGTGCGCTGGAAGCTCTTCGAGGCGGGCCTTGGATGGTGTCAGGAGTACTACGCCGTCCGCGAGAACATGCGCTACCACGCCGACTACTTCCTGGCGGCTTTTCGATCGCTCGCCCGTGCGGCGGCTGATGATCTGGCCGCACGGGGATTGCTCCGGTCCGAAGCCGACGTGTTCTATCTGACGGTGGAGGAGCTCGAGGGCGTCTTGCTGCGCCCGCGGGAGGGGGGCGCACTCGCGGACAGCGCAGCACGGCGTCGAGAGGAGTACGAGCGGTATGGGGACGCCATGCCGCCTGCAGTGGTGTGGGGAGACGATGATGGGGAGCGCCCGCAATCGTCTGACCGAGGCTCTGGCTCGAACGGACAAGGGGCAACCGAGCTTCGCGGCACGCCGGCGTCTCCGGGGACGATCGTCGGACCGATCCGCGTCGTGCGATCGGCGGACGAACTCGAATCGGTTCAGCGCGGAGATCTGATCGTCGCTGCGGCTACGGATCCGGCCTGGACCTCGTACTTGTCTCTGGCGTCCGGTCTGGTGCTCGAGGTCGGCGGTCTCCTCTCGCACGGAGCCATCATCGCGAGGGAGCTAGGGATCCCGGCGGTCGTGGGTCTGGCGGGGGCGACGACCGCGTTTCGATCCGGCGAGCGGGTCCGGATCGATGGGTCCCGCGGGCTCGTCGAGCGGATCTAG